A segment of the Methanomassiliicoccaceae archaeon DOK genome:
CATGGCCATGGCCTCGGAGGGGAAGGTCGATGCCGCGAAGATGCTGCTAGAAGCCGGGGCGGATCCCTCCATCGCAGACAACGACGGGCACACGGTGATGGACATAGCCACATCCAAGGGACTCAAGGGACTCGTTTCCGCTCTGGCCGAAACGGGAGGATCGTCCGAAGCGCGCGACTCCGTCGGCAACACGCCACTTCACCAGGCCTGCTGGAACTCTCAGGGCGAGGTGGTCCGCGTGCTCGTCGACGGCGGGGCCGATGTGAACGCCCTCAACGACGACGGTGAGAGTCCGCTGTTCCTCGCAGTCCACAGGGGCTCGCTCAACATCGTGGAGATGCTTCTCGAAGCAGGAGCGAATCCGTCCGCCAGCCTCAACACAGGGGACCGCCCGCTGCATCTCGCAGCTTCGGCGGGCAACCTGTACATCGGAAGGGCACTCATAGGTGCAGGCGCCGATCCCGACTGCAAGAACGGCGCAGGCTCCACGCCGTTGATCCTGGCCGCCCGGAACGGCCGCAACGACTTCGTTTCGCTCCTTCTGGAGAAGGGCGCGGACCCCGATGCCGCGGACAACGACGGTCGCACTGCCATGCATTACGCCTCGGAGGCCGGGTTCACCGAGATCGTGGAGATGCTCCTCATGGCTGGAGCGAAGGGCTGAGGTCGGTCGCCCAGATTCCTCAGAGCCTTTCGAGGATCCATTTAACGACGCCCTGGCTGTCCGATTCCGTCGCGATGGCCAAGGCGTCCCTTCCCTTGGAGTCCCTGACGCTGAGGTCGGGTTCTGCGAAGTCGGAGATCGTCCTTATGATGTCCAGGCCCCCGTCGCGGGCGATGGAGGCGGCATGCATGACAGCAGTCATCCCCTCGCCGTCCCTGGCGTCCGCATCGGCTCCGAGCTCCATCAGCGTGCAAACGATGTTCTCGGATTCGGGTCCGGGGACCGCGCATGCCCTGATGAGCGGAGTGCGACCCGACTGGTCGCGTGCACCCGTGTCCGAGCCTTCGGAAATCAGCGCATCGAACGCGATCCACCTCACCGACTTTCCGTCCGAAGTCCATCCCAGTCTGTCGTTGCCTGAGACAAAACACAGAGCGGAACCCTCGGAGCTGCCCACAGGGAGGTCCGGGGATCCCTGCGAACCGACAATGATCTTCAGCAGGGAGAGGAAGCTGTCTGAGCCCCTGTCGTTCTCACCGGTTCCGACCGTGGAGGACAGAGACACCAGCAGATGGTAGAGCGCGGTCCTGCCGTCCGATCCCGATGCGTATGCCGCCGATGCTCCTCCGCGGATGAGCGCCTCGGCAGCTGACAATGCCATCCTGCGGCAGGAGATCATCAGTGGCGTCATGCCCCTGTACTCGCACTCACGGTCGCAGAGTCCGTCCGGGTCGGCTCCTGAGGAGATGATCTGGTCGATGGCTTCGGCATCGTTCATAATCGCAGCCTGACTGAGGTCCATTCCACCCGAGATGGCAGACTCATCACCGTTCAGGAAGGCGGAAGTCAGCTTGATGCGGTTCTCAATGGCGAAATCCACCGCCTTCTTCCCTATCCTCGTCTCGGCCTCAGGGTCGATGCCGCAGCCGACCAGCCACTCGGCCATCCTGCGGCACATCCTGTCCTTCTCGGCGAACACCTCCGGATGGTTCCGGTAGTCGTAGTCGTATCTGGATGCCCCATCGCACATAAGATGGAGTGCGTTCATCCCGCTGCTCTCTATCAAAGAGTCGCAGCGGACGCGCCTCTGTCCGATAACGGCAATCATCGGGCAGTTGTGCATGTCCGCGGCTATGTGATAGAAGCATCTGCCGGACTCGTCCCTCCTCGATGGCGGGCAGCGTCCCTCGAGAAGGATGTCGGTGCATTCCGCCATCTTGGAAACACGTCCTTCCCATCTCTGTACCGCCAGGATGTGGAGCGGGGTCCTCCCGTAATCGTCGGTTGCCCCCGCGCGGAATCCTCTGG
Coding sequences within it:
- a CDS encoding ankyrin repeat domain-containing protein — encoded protein: MDEMFLNACKNGQKGVAQTLLAKGEINVNKRDPMGLTALHYASQKGARDLVSMLLEKGADACACSNDSVTPLHMSSRSGNKDVIRMLIDAGADVNATDRGGRTPLMAMASEGKVDAAKMLLEAGADPSIADNDGHTVMDIATSKGLKGLVSALAETGGSSEARDSVGNTPLHQACWNSQGEVVRVLVDGGADVNALNDDGESPLFLAVHRGSLNIVEMLLEAGANPSASLNTGDRPLHLAASAGNLYIGRALIGAGADPDCKNGAGSTPLILAARNGRNDFVSLLLEKGADPDAADNDGRTAMHYASEAGFTEIVEMLLMAGAKG